In one Juglans regia cultivar Chandler chromosome 11, Walnut 2.0, whole genome shotgun sequence genomic region, the following are encoded:
- the LOC108995218 gene encoding uncharacterized protein LOC108995218 isoform X3 translates to MELSNEELYECFQNYHRALYDDFYRDPGQMVLTLKSSKEQQQVRHRGILLEDDVMLRETTVFDDGYLLLDMMSEKSGSEEFTKVEEIATTEENGAKNEDVLVEKGKEKAPVMELAKKSNLGFEIAKQAGEIHKFPIQEEAVVSDAAKLKEAEDGYTVSTMIDGHKLHMNPHSVLPRSGSSVLSFNVLMVVTDVTPKEISPSSDNPNPKPTVEGENRAISIPPKPPPSKGNVALWHQQQSTTVQLIQRRC, encoded by the exons ATGGAGTTGAGTAATGAAGAACTTTATGAATGTTTTCAGAATTATCACCGTGCACTCTATGATGATTTCTATAGAGATCCTGGCCAAATGGTGCTTACACTGAAGTCTTCCAAAG AGCAACAACAAGTGAGACACAGAGGAATTCTTTTAGAAGATGATGTTATGTTGAGAGAGACGACGGTATTTGACGATGGCTATCTTCTTCTTGATATGATGAGTGAAAAATCCGGATCAGAAGAATTCACAAAAGTGGAGGAAATTGCGACGACAGAAGAAAATGGAGCAAAGAATGAAGATGTACTCGtggagaagggaaaagaaaaggcaccGGTGATGGAGCTAGCCAAGAAATCCAACCTTGGCTTTGAGATAGCCAAGCAGGCTGGTGAgatccataaatttccaatccaGGAGGAAGCAGTGGTGTCTGATGCAGCTAAGCTCAAAGAAGCAGAGGACGGGTACACAGTGAGTACAATGATCGACGGCCACAAGCTTCACATGAATCCACACTCGGTTCTTCCTCGATCTGGTTCTTCGGTTCTCTCCTTCAATGTCCTTATGGTGGTCACAGACGTTACTCCCAAAGAAATCTCTCCTTCATCTGATAACCCAAATCCGAAACCAACAGTAGAAGGAGAAAATCGGGCAATCAGTATCCCTCCTAAGCCGCCTCCTAGCAAAGGCAATGTCGCTCTTTGGCATCAACAGCAATCAACCACCGTGCAATTAATTCAAAGACGTTGCTAG
- the LOC108995218 gene encoding uncharacterized protein LOC108995218 isoform X2 yields MVLTLKSSKGKNLKILVDSSFTIYYVKLNIEYAYGRNIYPLEQQQVRHRGILLEDDVMLRETTVFDDGYLLLDMMSEKSGSEEFTKVEEIATTEENGAKNEDVLVEKGKEKAPVMELAKKSNLGFEIAKQAGEIHKFPIQEEAVVSDAAKLKEAEDGYTVSTMIDGHKLHMNPHSVLPRSGSSVLSFNVLMVVTDVTPKEISPSSDNPNPKPTVEGENRAISIPPKPPPSKGNVALWHQQQSTTVQLIQRRC; encoded by the coding sequence ATGGTGCTTACACTGAAGTCTTCCAAAGGTAAAAACCTAAAAATTTTAGTTGATTCTTCCTTCACTATTTACTATGTGAAGCTCAATATCGAATATGCTTACGGGAGAAATATTTATCCATTAGAGCAACAACAAGTGAGACACAGAGGAATTCTTTTAGAAGATGATGTTATGTTGAGAGAGACGACGGTATTTGACGATGGCTATCTTCTTCTTGATATGATGAGTGAAAAATCCGGATCAGAAGAATTCACAAAAGTGGAGGAAATTGCGACGACAGAAGAAAATGGAGCAAAGAATGAAGATGTACTCGtggagaagggaaaagaaaaggcaccGGTGATGGAGCTAGCCAAGAAATCCAACCTTGGCTTTGAGATAGCCAAGCAGGCTGGTGAgatccataaatttccaatccaGGAGGAAGCAGTGGTGTCTGATGCAGCTAAGCTCAAAGAAGCAGAGGACGGGTACACAGTGAGTACAATGATCGACGGCCACAAGCTTCACATGAATCCACACTCGGTTCTTCCTCGATCTGGTTCTTCGGTTCTCTCCTTCAATGTCCTTATGGTGGTCACAGACGTTACTCCCAAAGAAATCTCTCCTTCATCTGATAACCCAAATCCGAAACCAACAGTAGAAGGAGAAAATCGGGCAATCAGTATCCCTCCTAAGCCGCCTCCTAGCAAAGGCAATGTCGCTCTTTGGCATCAACAGCAATCAACCACCGTGCAATTAATTCAAAGACGTTGCTAG